The Sneathiella limimaris DNA segment GTCCTGACCGCTGCCGCCATAAATCAGGTCATTTTGGAAACCACCATCGATAGAGTCATTCCCGCTTTCGCCGTAAAGGGTGTCATCCTGACGACCACCGTCAATCACATCATCGCCAGTACCGCCATAAACCAGGTCTTCCTGGTTATCGCCTTCGATGGTGTCATCACCACCGCGGCCATAGATCACATCGTCACCGTTCAAGCCGTCAATAAAGTCGGCTTCTTCCGTTCCGGTCAGAACGTCAGCATGTACGGTTCCGATGATGTTTTCACCAGCAGATCCGTCCATCGTTTCAATAACATTAATCTCGAACATCTGGTAGGTGGTGTTGACCCCGTCGCTGACACCGACAGTGATATTGTGAGAGTTTGCTGCGTCATAATCCAGCTCCCCTGTCATCCAGATCTCACCGGTAGATGTGTCGATTTCAAACCGGCCACCAGCAGTATCGCTCAAGGTGTAAGACAGCTCACGCCCTTCAGGATCTATGGATGTTACCGTGCCGAGATATGTCCCACTCTCAGCATCTTCCACGATACTATAGTTTGACAACTCTATTGTATGCACCGCTTCGTCAACAGCAATACTGAACACGGTCTCAAGTGGTTCGGAAACTTCCCCGTCGCTATCCGTTGCAACAACAGTAATGGACCGATCACCAGCGATGTCATAGCTGCCTGACGTATTCGAGAAGTTGATATTCTGGACAATCGCTTCGTAGTGATCCAGATCCCCATCCCCACTCAAAGACAGGGTCGTGGTATCTCCAACCGTATCGATCGAAATCGCAATACCGGTTTCCTGTCCATCATAGGTCTGAACCATACCATCGACGATTTTGTAGGGCCCACTTAAGGACAGAGTATCGCCATCCTGAATATCGGTAACGGTTACAACAACCTGCTGTAGCTCGCTACTATCCAGATCTTCAATCTCAAAAGAAGAGTTGCCGTCCGCATCCCTCGAAAATAGAGGGTTCGGCGCTTCCATTAGATCCCGAACATCAATCTCTGCACTGAACATGCCATCATTGAAGTCATGGTCACCGCCATTATAAAGGTCTTCAAATCCGAAATTCAGGACGCCATTTTCCTGGTCCACACCCGCAATGAAATGCTCCCGCATATCTTCATTGCTATCTGGGTTGAACTCTTCTTGGTTCGTGGAATGGTAAACATTTCCACTTTGGGTATGTATATCTCCATCCCCATCCACAAAGATCAATTTCGGAACACCGTTATCAGTGTTGATATTATACAGATGATCCGCAGGGTTTTGGGTATTTGGATCAAAATCAGGGCTGACGAACATCCAGTTCCCCTCAGATGGGAAGCTGTTCCCATCCCCTGTATAAGACTCCCCTGGCAGCTTGCCAAAACCATCCGCAATCACAAAGAAGCCCAGCGTGGACCCGCTTTCAATCCCGTCATAGGTCGCTTGAGAGACACCAGCCTCAAGCTTATCGCTAGACGCGTCCCCCCACAGCAGGTCAGCACCGGTAATCGTTCCATCATTGCTGATCTGATAGGCACCGATCGAATTCCGATAGCCCGCAATTTCACCCTGGAAAGTGACTGTCACACTGGATTGATAGTTAATGGTCAGATTTTCGGAGTCAGAAACCATCTCCTCAAAAAGCTCGGTACCAATCCGTTGCTCTGCATCACCAGATGTGTGCAAATCTGGGAACATATCCATGTTGCTGAGATCAACAACCTCACCAGCTTCCTGAATCTCGATGGAATTCCCACCACCGGAAAGTACAGGCGACAGATTATCATCAATATTGATGGTAAAGGTCTCCGTCGTCGTATTCACGCCATCAGAAACGTCGACAGTGACGTTGTAACTTGTGGTCGTCTCGTAATCGAGGGCGCCCGCAACCTTAATCTCACCTGTATTCGGATCGATCGTGAACAGACCTCCAGCGTCATCACTGAAACTATAGGACAGGCTTTCATTCTCAGGATCGACGGCGGACACAACTCCAACCACATCCCCAATATTGGCGCTCTCGTTGACAGAATTATCATCCAGCGCCACGGAATGAGCGGCTTCGTTCACATCGCCCACATTAATCGTGAAGGTCTGCTGGGTGACATTGACGCCATCGGATACATCAACCGTCACCGAGTAGTTTTCTGTCGTCTCAAAATCCAAACCGCCAGCGAGTTTGATTTCCCCGCTGTCTGGATCAATCGTAAACATGCCACCGGCGTTATCACTAAGGCTGTAGGACAACGCTCCGCCCTCTGGATCAACGGCTGAAACTGTCCCAACTACATCACCAACGGATGCATCTTCGGCAATCGCATTGTTATCCAGTGCTACGGAATGAACAGCTTCGTTCACATCGCCCACATTAATCGTGAAGGTCTGCTGGGTTATATTAACGCCATCGGACACATCAACAGTAACGGTGTAGTTTTCTGTGGTTTCAAAATCGAGCCCACCAGCGAGCTTAATCTCCCCGCTGTTCGGATCGATCGTGAACATACCACCTGCGTCATCACTGAAGCTGTAAGACAGGGTTCCGCCCTCTGGATCAACGGCTGAAACTGTCCCAACCACATCACCAACAGATGCATCTTCGGCAATCGCGTTATTATCCAGTGCCACAGAATGAGCGGCCTCGTTCACATCACCCACATTAATCGTGAAAGTCTGCTGGGTGACGTTCTCTCCATCCGATACATCCACAGTGACGGAGTAATTTTCGGTGCTTTCAAAATCCAAGCCGCCAGCGAGTTTGATTTCCCCGCTATTCGGATCAATCGTGAACACGCCCCCTGCATCATCACTGAGGCTGTAGGACAACGCCCCACCTTCTGGATCAACGGCTGAAACAGTCCCAACCACATCACCAACGGAGGCATCTTCGGCAATCGCGTTGTTATCCAGCGCTACGGAATGAACAACTTCATTCACGTCGCCCACATTGATAGTAAAGGTCTGCTGAGTGATGTTTTCGCCATCAGATACATCAACAGTGACGGAATAATTTTCGGTGCTTTCAAAATCCAAACCGCCAGCGAGTTTGATTTCCCCACTGTCCGGATCAATCGTGAACATGCCACCTGCATCGTCAGAAAGACTGAATGTCAGCGTATCGCCTTCTGGATCGATAGCGGACACTTGACCGACGACGTCACCGATCGCGGCATCTTCAGAAATTGTCTGGCTATCCAACGCAACTTTTTCTGGGGCGCCATTGTCGATTGCTTCAGGATCATCATCGGCCTGAAGCTGGTTCTGGACCGCTTCTTCCGCAGGCTGCTCAGGTCTCGTATTGATATTTTCTGGTCCGCCGTTGTCCTCTTCAAACCCAAAGCGGGTTTCATTCAGCAAATCTGATGGTGAGAGAGCTAAGTCTTCAACTTCTCGATCTTCTTCGCGAAGCTCACTAGCCGCAAGATCTGCAAGATCGTTTTGGATACTTCCGGCATCATCTGGACCGTTATTGCTGGCATCAAGGGCCACAACATCCGGATTTTCTTCAAGATCATTCTCTTGGCGCGCACTGTCCTCATGCTCCGGGGCGCCTGCCTCGCGCGCGAGTACTACTTCTTCATGTTGGGACTGGTTCCCTGTATGCAGGGCACCCAGTGACTGATCCGCCTCATCCAGACGAGAGGAGGATTGTGTATTCATCTCGTCTTCGGCAAATGCATTCCGCTGCTTGGCAACGTTATTAGCAAGGTCCGCCAGATCCTGATCTGGTGAAGTTTCAGCAGGCTTCTTCGTGTCACTCATTACGCTTCTCGCAATTTATGATCCCAACAATTCAACGCTAGAGAGCCTGGTTTCGGCACAATTAGCTCGCATTATCATGAGGAAAAAAGCCTTAAAGAACCCTTAATATTTGCCTAAAATTTATCAGCATTTGGCTAAAAATAAGGTAAATTTTACAATTATTTAACGAAATCAGCCTTGAATAAAATTTACCACAAAAACGTGCAAATTTTTACGAAAATTAAATCTTTAAATTTGAATATGGTTAACGAAGGTTAGGTAAAATTTTACCAAAGCCAGACAAAGCTTGTTTCTAAGAACCCGGGTGAACCACGAGTGACAGTTAAAAAACTGAAAGACGATAAGCCAAGTCTCAGGCCATCGCGCCTGCCGACTGCGCGCAAGACTCGACTGGATATTATTCTGTCGTCAACGGCGCTCAATATTCTGGCTTTGGCGCTGCCCATCATGATTTTACAGGTCTATGATCGGATCATCCCCAACTCGGCGGTTGAAACCTTACGTCTATTGGTCATCGGCGTCGGGATCGCCCTTCTTCTGGAGGCTTTCTTCCGCCTTGCCAGGTCCTACATAACTGCTTACGCCGGCGCCAAGTTTGAGCATATTGCCGGCTGCCGGGCGCTCGGACACACCCTGAATACAGATATCGGCCATTACGAGCGTGAAGCGGCAGGTGTTTATATCCATCGCTTTAACGCCATCGACTCGCTTCGTGAATTCATGTCCGGCAGTAACGTGCTCGTCTTTGTCGATCTGCCCTTTGCCGCGATTTTCCTAGGCATGGTTTGGTATATCGGCGGCATCCTGATCGTTGTCCCCTTGGCACTTCTCATCATTTTCAGTGCAATTACCCTGATTGTCGGCAGGAGTTTGCGGAAATCCCTGTCTGAGAAATCCATTTGGGAGGATCGGCGCTACAACTTCCTGATTGAGGTCCTGACCGGCATCCACACAGTGAAGGGTCTCGCGCTTGAGGCGCAAATGGTCCGCCGTTATGAACGCCTCCAGGAAACAACAGCTGGCGTGCTACAGAATGTGACGTTCCAAAATAATGTGGCCCAGGGTCTTGGAGCACTTTTCTCTCAGCTGACACTGGTCAGTGTGGCGGCCGCAGGTTCGCTGTTTGTCATTGATAACCAACTCTCCATCGGTGGGCTCGCTGCCTGTACACTATTGTCTGGTCGTGCCTTGCAACCCTTAATGCGGGCTATGGGTGTCTGGACCCATTATCAGAATATTCAGCTCGCAAAGGAGCGGGTGAACACCCTGCTGCAATTGCCGCAAAAATCCAAGATGGCAATTCAGCGCGATGCGCGAAACGAGGATACAGAACGCGTCCTAAGTCCCGTCAGTACCGGTGCAACCCTTGAATTCGAAAACGTTGATTTTCGCTACTCCGACAAGGACCCTGTCCTGTTCGAAGGCTTAAACTGTCGCTTTGAGCCCGGCTCCACCAGCGCCCTTGTCGGCCGCAACAGCACCGGCAAGACCTCTTTTATGTGGCTCGCGATGGGGTTATTGACACCCAATCAGGGGCGGGTTCTTTTGGACGGTGAAGACATTTCCACCCTGCCAGAAGATTATCTTCACGAACGGATTGCCTATCTTCCGCAGAACGGTGCGATCTTCCACGGTACAATCATGGAAAATCTGACCACCTTCCGCAAAGGCGACTTTATTGATGAAGCCATGAAGCTGTCCGAAGAGCTGGGTCTTCATGATGTGATCCATCGCCTTCCTTACGGGTATGATACCATCGTTGGTGATGGCGCCGCCGATGGATTGCCTGGCGGGATCCGTCAACGGATCGCTATTGCCCGCGCCCTTGTGAGCCGCCCGGATGTTATCCTTTTTGATGAGGCAAACACCTCCCTTGATGCACAAGGGGACGAAATCCTGAAAAAATTCCTGCTGGATCAAAAAGGCAAAAGCACCGTCATTATGGTTAGCTTGCGGCCATCCTTGGTGAAGATTGCCGATAATGGTTATCGCATTCTCGATCATAAACTGATCAAGACCCCGATGGAAAATCTGGTGCAGTTCAAGCCACCAGCCCCGTCCAAGGTTTCAAACTTGAGGACGGTTAAGCCATGAGTTTCCTGACGACAAAAGCCGCTTATGCTGGCGCGAACAACTGGGGCCGCGATACCCAATATGCGGCCTGCATCACCCCTTTGCTGGATGCACTGGGCTGGCGCGGTGAGCCTGCACAGGTGATGGAGGCAATGCCTCATTTCAAGACGACGATGGATCTCCTGGATTTTCAGAGCACCCTTGCCAACCTGCATTTTGACAGCACCAGCCGCACGACCAAGATCAGCAAGATTGACCCGCGCCTATTCCCCTGCGTTTTCGACCCAGAGAATGGATCCGTGAAGGTTTTATTGTCCGTTGGGGATAGCGGCATTCATGCGTTTGATGCGGAAACCCAGGAATATCGGGTTCTGGAAAAAGCTGATTTGAAAGGCAGCGGCACCGCCTTTTTCTTTAAGGCGACGCCGAAAGAAAAAATCGGTCAGTGGAATTCTGGTCAGAATTGGTTCCGGGCAGTTTTTGACCGCTTCAAGCCCCTGACCCGCCAGATCATGATGATCACCTTTGTCCTGAATATCCTGGCGCTGGCAACGCCGCTTTTTATCATGGCCGTTTATGACATGGTCATTGGGGCAAACTCCAAGGAAACCCTGAAATATTTGATCTTGGGTATTCTGATCGCGTTTATCTGCGACATCATGCTCCGCCTGATGCGGGGACAAATGCTGGCCTATATTGGGGCACGGCTGGACTATATCGTCGGGACAACAGTTCTGCAGAAAATCCTGTCCCTACCCGTTCAGCAAACAGAACGCAGCTCCCTCGGCTCCAAACTGGCCCGGTTCCGGGAGTTTGACATGATCCGGGAATTTTTCATCGGTCCCATGGCCATGGCACTTCTGGAAATTCCATTTGTCTTCATTTTCCTGTTAGCGGTCGGCCTGATCGGGGGCTCTCTTGTTCTGATCCCAATTGTTATGATTGTCCTCTACATCGTTGCGGCCCTGATCATCCTGCCAATCATCCAACAACGGACAACAGAAGATCTCAGCCATTCTGCCGGTAAAGGCGCTTTTGTGACTGAGTGCTTTAATAATGTGCGGACCATCAAACAGCTCGGCGCAGAAGAAATCTGGCTGGAGCGGTATCGGGATCTCTCCACCGGCAATGCAATTGCTGGTATTCGCAACAACATGATCGGGGCAGTTGCCCAGACTTTTGCGCATGTCGTCATGATTTCAGCCGGTATTCTGACCCTCTCCTTCGGAATTAATAAGGTGTTGGATGAAAGCATGACTGTGGGTGCCTTGGTCGCTACCATGGCTCTGATCTGGCGCATGCTATCCCCGACACAGGGTGTGTTCCTTGCCCTGACCAAGCTGAACCAGATCGGCATCAGCATCAAACGGCTGAACCAGCTTTTCACCTTAAAAAGTGAAAGCAACCCTTACACGGTTTCCAAGCTCAAACAATTCCAGGGCCGGATTAATTTCTCTCGTGTCAGTTTCCGTTATTCTGCCGATCAGGATCCAGCCGTCATGGGCCTTGATTTCCAGATCGAACCGGGTGAGGTCGTTGCACTTGTCGGTGCTAACAGTTCCGGTAAATCGACAGTTGTTAAATTGCTGGCAGGACTTTACCAGCCACAGGTTGGACGCATTGCCATTGATGGGGTTGACCTTCGTCAGATTGATCCACTGGAACTTCGCAAATCCATTGGCTACATGCCCCAGAATTGTGAGCTTTTCCACGGAACAATCCGCCAGAACCTGCTGCTCGGCAAGAACACCGCCAGTGAAGAACAGATCCTGGAAGTTTGCGAATGGGCAAACCTGACCGAGGATATCAACAACTTGCCGGAAGGGTTGGATACCCGCATCGGGGATCAGACCCTTTTGCAACTTCCCGCTGGCTTCCAGCAGCGCCTTAATCTGGCGAGGGCACTTCTGTCCAACGCCCAGATCCTCATCTTCGATGAGCCCGGTAACACGCTTGATGATGCCGGTGATCGAGCCTTTCTGGAGGCTGTTGAGAAAATGCGTGGGAAGGCCACCGTTATCATTATCACCCATCGCCCCAGCCATATGCGGGCTGCGGACCGGGTTATCATGATGAACCGGGGCATGATCCAGACAATCGGACCGGCAGATACAATTATTCCAATGCTCTTTGGGGGCGCGTAATGGGCAAATCACTTAAATTCATTGCCATTGATCAGGAAAAGTACAAAACCATCTCCCAGAAACTGGAGAAGGGGAAACCTGAAACCCAACGTCTTGGGCAATCCATCATGCTTGAGGAAAAAGGTCCGTCGTCACTGCTTCGGATCGCGATCCTGTTCAGTTTCGTGGGGCTACTCTCCTTCATCGCATGGGCGCAGCACACAGAAATTGATGAAGTTGCCGTTGCCTCCGGAGAAGTGATCCCGTCAGGGACAGTTCAAACCATCCAGCATATTGATGGCGGCACTATCAGCAGCATCAATATCGAAGAAGGTGAGATCGTCAACGCGGGCCAAACTCTCATTCAATTGGATCACACTGATGCAACAGCCGAACTCAAACAGCTGGAAACCCAGAAAACCATCTGGGATCTGAAATCCCGGCGTTTGTTGGCATTTGTCAACGGAACGGAAATCGACACTGCAGGCATTGAGGATCGCTATATTGACCAGATTGCGGAGCAGAAGAACCTTCTTCGCATTCAGAACCTGGACCGGGAAAACCAACTCTCCGTCATTAATACGCAGATTGAACAGCGCAAATCTGAATTGGATATTCTGCAAAAACAGATTGTCATCCTTCAAGGCCAGCTCAAGCCATTGCAGGAACAGATGGCCATCCGCGAAGGCCTTCTGAAAAACAAAACCATCAGTCGCTTCGACTATCTGGATAGCCAGCGCCAGTATCTGCAGGAAAAAGGCCGCCTTGATGAGTTGGTCAATAAACAGCAGGCTGCAAAGCAGGCCATCAGTGAAGCCGAACAACGGCGCGAAGAACTGGACAGCCGCATCCGCCGGGAAGCTCTGGATGAAATGGCCGCTGCCAATTCCGAAGCCTTGAAATTAACAGAAGAAATTGAGCGCTTGCATGGTGTGATCGGGCGGTTAAATATCCAGTCGCCTGTTCATGGTGTTGTTCAGGGCCTCGATGTAAACTCAGTCGGCACGGTGATTAAACCGGGCAATCCGATCCTTTCCATCGTTCCAGTGGATCAGGAATTGATTGTCGAAACCCGCATCCGGCCAGAGGACATCGGCTTCTTGCAGGTGGGTCAGCTCGCTTCTGTGAAATTCACTACCTATAATTATTCCCGCTACGGCTCTGTCCCCGGCAAGCTGACCCATATTTCAGCGACCACTTTCCAGGATGAGCAGGGCGAGAGTTTTTATAAAGGCAAGGTTGCCCTCTCCAAGGCCTATGTGGGAGAGGACCCGGAACGAAATCTGATCCTGCCGGGCATGACAGCAATTGCCGATATTAATTCAGGCCGGAAATCACTGCTGGATTATCTCTTGAAGCCTATCCACACCACCGTGAGCGAGGCGTTCCGCGAACGCTAGGGATTAGGCCCTGTCAGCACTTCGATATTCGCCGGGCGTCATGTTCAGTGTCCGGCGAAAATCCCGCTGGAAATGGGCCTGATCAGAATAACCACAAGCGTAGCCAATTTCCGACAGACTTTCAGTCCCTTCCAGCAGCAAGTCGCAGGCTTCCGTGATCCGTACCTTTCGGGTCAGGCTGGAAAAAGAATGCCCCTCCGACTTGATCTGCCGTTGCAGGGTTCGGGGCGATACAAATAAGGATTTTGCCGCCTCTTCCAACTTCCAGAGCCGGGCCACATCTTCAGATAACAACCCGCTAAGGCGTTTTACCATCGTCTCCTCAGTGTCATTAGGCGAAACAGGCAACTCTTTCTCTGATGGTTTTTGCCAGCGAACCATCCAGTCACGGCCCTCACCCGACAATTTGACATTGGTCTTTTCAGACAGTGGCCAAGAAAATGTCACGCCGTCCATCTCAACCCGAATGCCTTTCATCCCGATCAAATCCAGCAACCCACAAAGAAGCCCACAGATCAGGATGTTTTCTGCTGTGCTTGGCGCGACAGCTCCTTTCCAGAAGCGTTTACAACTCCAGGAATTATCTTCAAGCGATGTGATTTTCAATCGGTGACTGGCATGGTTATACCGCTCCAGCCGCATCCATTTTTGCGCCAGCACATTTGGATCTGCACTTTTCAGCAAAATCCGCCCGATCGGTGCATCCCCGATTTTGTTCAGATGCTGCCCTACAGACAGAATTGGTGCCGCACCGCCTACCTCAAAAGCATGTTTTACCAGTTTGGTTTTTGCCGCTGCATCAAATACACCAGATGCATATGGGTTGGGCGGGATGAAGCCCTCGGGGATTAACCCCTTATCCCTGTCTTTGAAAACCGTCCAGATCAGGGTCACCAACTGGGTGTTCGAAAATCCACTGTCTGGCATTTTAGGCTGGCGGCTCAAAGGCTCATCCTCCCCGGATCAAGGGGGCAATCAGGCGTGCGGCCCCAACAAGCAAGGCCCCGTATAGAAACGGCTGCACCAGAAGAACAAGCGTCCCTACCGGCAAACTTATGACACCCAGTTTCTCCTGCCCTATCAAAAATGGAACCTCTCCATACGGTTGTCCGGTAACCCACAGGCCGATCGCTTTGATCAGGTACCAGGCATTAAAATATTCAGCCACATGTCCAAGCCACGCATCGATCAGTAATTGGATGATCAGCGCAGCAAGTGCGGTTATCAACACTGCCGCACCGGGCGACGATTTGCAAAACTCAATATATCCGAACATGGGTTCCTCAAAAATAGCTGAGTAAAATTGTCTGGCGAACAGGCTCTGCCCTTAAGGAAAACGTGGCCGCCGCATCCGAGGGCGGTCCCAGAAATCCCTTGGCATTGTTGGAAACACCAACCCCCTCCTTTGGAATACCAAAAAAGTTTTTATCCAGCTCTCCATTGGCGTTTTCATCATGGGCGATGGAAAAGGAATAATCCCCCTCCGGCAAGTCTTTGAGCACCAACTCAACAGGAGCGCCACTTGCGAGGGTTTTCGCTCTGCGAAATACCTTATCAAATTTCAAGAAATTCCCCGCTTGAAACAAGGTCACCCGAACATCACCATCCGCACTTCGAAGCCCTTGAACCTGAATATGTATCTCTGCTGCCCAAGCAGGGTTGACGAGCAACAGCAGGAAAAGAGATAGTAGCCATCTTCTGGAATTCATTTCCTTGGATCCTCCTTCAATTGGAAGCTCAGTGTAGAAATGATTTCATCCAGAATATTGAATAATTACGCCACAATCCTTGAGCTGAAAGACAGAGGAAAATATGTCAGAAATTGAACGGCGCCATGTCGGCGCCCGCATGAGCCAAATCGTCAAGCATAACGGAACCGTCTATCTGGCCGGACAGGTTGGCAATCCTGCTGGCACCCCTGCCGAGCAGACAAAAGACATTTTGAACAAAATTGACGAGCTTCTGGCGGAAGTCGGCTCCGATAAAACCAAAATCCTGCAGGCAACCATCTGGCTGTCCTCCATCGATTATTTTGCCGAAATGAATGAAGTTTGGGATGCCTGGGTTGCCGAAGGCCATACCCCAGCACGAGCTTGCGGCGAATCTGCTCTTGCGACACCTGACTACAAGGTGGAAATCCTGATCACCGCTGCCGCCTGAGAATAAAGATACCAGATCATGGCTGCCGCCTGATCATGGGGATTCTCCAGTGGGCAAACTGCCCACTGGAACAGAATTTAGACGCCTTACTCGACGCCCTCAACCATCACAATATCTGCAATCCCGGCATCCTTCCGATGCTTTTTGGCCGCATCATACTCATCTGAATTATAGCAATTCAGCGCTGTTGCCATATCCTCAAATTCGATCACCACATTCCGGGCATGCCCCTTGCCTTCGACCTGCTTGAAATTCCCGCCTCTGGCGAGAACCTTGGCGTTATACTTCTCAAAGGCTTTGCTCGCTTTTTCAGCGTATTTTGCATACGGCTCCGGATCGGTGACCGTTACATGTGCAATCCAGTATGCTTTGGGCATTGAAATTCCCCCTGTCAGAAGTCAAACTAAAAAATCAGGCAGCCATACTCTCACATTTCACTGAGATTGAAACCGGAAATTCAGATCATGAAACCAACACCGCAGAACCCCGCCCCCACCGATGCAGAAACACGTAAAGCCGTAGAACCGGTTATCTGTTATCCCTCCGACAGTCTGAACGAAAGCGGGCTTGGTTACAGGGCGCACCTGCGCGAGGATCTGGAGCTTCTGGATACAGTCACGGTTCCACCCCGCGATGCCCGGTGTTTCGAAGTGGCCGCAGGGAACTTTTTTCGGATCACCTGCCCTGATGGGCCACAAGTGGGAGATCTGAACCTTTGGCAGCAGCATAATCTGGATGAAAAATTCTTCAGTGGCAAAA contains these protein-coding regions:
- a CDS encoding DUF2141 domain-containing protein, with the protein product MNSRRWLLSLFLLLLVNPAWAAEIHIQVQGLRSADGDVRVTLFQAGNFLKFDKVFRRAKTLASGAPVELVLKDLPEGDYSFSIAHDENANGELDKNFFGIPKEGVGVSNNAKGFLGPPSDAAATFSLRAEPVRQTILLSYF
- a CDS encoding RidA family protein, coding for MSEIERRHVGARMSQIVKHNGTVYLAGQVGNPAGTPAEQTKDILNKIDELLAEVGSDKTKILQATIWLSSIDYFAEMNEVWDAWVAEGHTPARACGESALATPDYKVEILITAAA
- a CDS encoding DUF1330 domain-containing protein, which gives rise to MPKAYWIAHVTVTDPEPYAKYAEKASKAFEKYNAKVLARGGNFKQVEGKGHARNVVIEFEDMATALNCYNSDEYDAAKKHRKDAGIADIVMVEGVE